Proteins co-encoded in one Kribbella solani genomic window:
- the narI gene encoding respiratory nitrate reductase subunit gamma has protein sequence MKQLLWVVYPYICLTIFVAGHIWRYRYDKFGWTTRSSQLYENRLLRIGSPLFHFGILAVFLGHVMGLGIPKSWTEAIGVSEGLYHFLAVSIGAIAGFCTLAGLTILIYRRRTVGPVFSATTRMDKLMYVFLAAVILLGLANTVIANLVGHYDYREGVSIWFRGIFRFQLHPDLMAAAPLTFQLHGLVAITLFALWPFTRLVHVFSAPLGYLTRPYIVYRSRDARPVSHSPRRGWDTPAR, from the coding sequence ATGAAGCAGCTGCTCTGGGTGGTGTACCCGTACATCTGCCTGACGATCTTCGTCGCCGGACACATCTGGCGGTACCGGTACGACAAGTTCGGCTGGACCACGCGCTCGTCGCAACTGTACGAGAACCGGCTGCTGCGGATCGGCAGCCCGCTGTTCCACTTCGGCATCCTGGCGGTGTTCCTCGGGCACGTGATGGGCCTCGGCATCCCGAAGTCCTGGACCGAAGCGATCGGCGTCTCCGAAGGGCTGTACCACTTCCTCGCCGTCTCGATCGGCGCGATCGCGGGCTTCTGCACCCTGGCCGGCCTGACCATCCTGATCTACCGGCGGCGTACGGTCGGCCCGGTGTTCTCCGCGACCACCCGGATGGACAAGCTGATGTACGTCTTCCTCGCCGCGGTCATCCTGCTCGGCCTGGCGAACACCGTGATCGCGAACCTCGTCGGCCACTACGACTACCGCGAAGGCGTATCGATCTGGTTCCGCGGCATCTTCCGGTTCCAGTTGCACCCTGACCTGATGGCCGCCGCGCCGCTCACCTTCCAGTTGCACGGGCTGGTCGCGATCACGCTGTTCGCACTGTGGCCGTTCACTCGGCTCGTACATGTGTTCAGCGCGCCGCTCGGGTACCTGACTCGGCCGTACATCGTCTACCGCAGTCGCGACGCGCGCCCGGTCTCGCACAGCCCGCGCCGCGGCTGGGACACACCCGCCCGCTGA
- the narH gene encoding nitrate reductase subunit beta — MRVMAQMAMVMNLDKCIGCHTCSVTCKQAWTNRTGTEYVWFNNVETRPGQGYPRTYEDQENWKGGWTLNRRGRLSLKAGGRIRKLLTIFSNPKLPALDDYYEPWTYDYATLTEAPAQQHTPVARPKSLITGQDTKITWSANWDDDLGGSAATAERDPILRKIGDKVRFEFEQTFMFYLPRICEHCLNPSCAASCPSGAIYKRSEDGIVLVDQDRCRGWRMCISGCPYKKVYFNHRTGKAEKCTFCFPRVEVGMPTVCAETCVGRLRYIGLLLYDADRVLEAASVTDEHDLYEAQRSILLDPNDPDVIRAAEREGIPHDWIEAARRSPVHALINRYQVALPLHPEYRTMPMVWYIPPLSPVVDVVRETGEDAERRENLFAAIDALRIPIEYLAELFTAGEVAPVDRVLRKLAAMRSYLRDLNLGRDPDATIPAAVGMSEEDLYEMYRLLALAKYDERYVIPPAHPEAYQQAHDLEELACSLDYEGGPGMSPFGEGSGAQTPLAVENFRELKDRQTADRVNLLNWDGNGRPDGLFPPKDKP; from the coding sequence ATGCGCGTGATGGCCCAGATGGCGATGGTGATGAACCTGGACAAGTGCATCGGGTGCCACACCTGCTCGGTCACCTGCAAACAGGCCTGGACCAACCGGACCGGCACCGAGTACGTGTGGTTCAACAACGTCGAGACGCGCCCCGGACAGGGCTATCCGCGGACGTACGAGGACCAGGAGAACTGGAAGGGCGGCTGGACGCTCAACCGCCGCGGCCGGCTCAGCCTCAAGGCCGGCGGCCGGATCCGCAAATTGTTGACAATCTTCTCGAACCCGAAGCTGCCGGCCCTGGACGACTACTACGAGCCCTGGACCTACGACTACGCCACCCTCACCGAAGCGCCCGCACAGCAGCACACGCCGGTCGCCCGGCCGAAGTCGCTGATCACCGGGCAGGACACCAAGATCACCTGGTCGGCGAACTGGGACGACGACCTCGGCGGCTCGGCCGCGACCGCCGAGCGGGACCCGATCCTGCGGAAGATCGGCGACAAGGTCCGGTTCGAGTTCGAGCAGACGTTCATGTTCTACCTGCCCCGGATCTGCGAGCACTGCCTGAACCCGTCGTGCGCCGCGTCCTGCCCGAGCGGCGCGATCTACAAGCGCAGCGAGGACGGCATCGTGCTGGTCGATCAGGACCGGTGCCGCGGCTGGCGGATGTGCATCTCCGGCTGCCCGTACAAGAAGGTCTACTTCAACCATCGGACCGGCAAGGCGGAGAAGTGCACGTTCTGCTTCCCGCGGGTCGAGGTCGGAATGCCGACGGTGTGCGCGGAGACCTGCGTCGGCCGGCTGCGGTACATCGGCCTGCTGCTGTACGACGCCGACCGAGTTCTGGAGGCCGCGTCCGTGACCGACGAGCACGACCTGTACGAGGCGCAACGATCCATCTTGCTGGACCCGAACGATCCGGACGTGATCCGCGCCGCCGAGCGGGAAGGCATTCCGCACGACTGGATCGAGGCGGCGCGGCGCTCCCCCGTACACGCCTTGATCAATCGGTACCAGGTGGCGCTGCCGTTGCATCCGGAGTACCGCACGATGCCGATGGTCTGGTACATCCCGCCGCTGTCGCCGGTGGTCGACGTCGTACGCGAGACCGGCGAGGACGCGGAGCGGCGGGAGAACCTGTTCGCCGCGATCGACGCCTTGCGGATCCCGATCGAGTACCTGGCCGAACTGTTCACCGCGGGCGAGGTCGCGCCGGTCGACCGGGTGCTGCGCAAGCTGGCCGCGATGCGCTCGTACCTGCGCGATCTCAACCTGGGCCGTGATCCGGACGCGACGATCCCGGCGGCGGTCGGGATGAGCGAGGAGGACCTGTACGAGATGTACCGGCTGCTCGCGCTGGCCAAGTACGACGAGCGGTACGTGATCCCGCCAGCGCACCCGGAGGCGTACCAGCAGGCGCATGATCTTGAGGAGCTGGCCTGCTCGCTGGACTACGAGGGCGGTCCGGGGATGAGCCCGTTCGGCGAGGGCTCTGGCGCACAGACGCCGCTGGCGGTGGAGAACTTCAGGGAGCTGAAGGACCGGCAGACCGCCGACCGGGTGAACCTGCTCAACTGGGACGGAAACGGCCGACCGGACGGGTTGTTCCCGCCGAAGGACAAGCCATGA
- a CDS encoding universal stress protein, translating to MSSQPAPIVIGYDGSPGSRAALNWAAAVAERTEAPVRITGAFEIMIDTQPTPGYVVPLEAARAAAEEALLAAATELRGERPALRVESTLVDGGAPTVLIEASRDARLVVLGSRGLGGWSGLVLGSVALQVTAHAESPVVVIPHGVTPEVHDELTVVVGVDGSKPAEKAIGFAFEQAAAMQAKVVALHAWANPFLTYASGAAMLQFDQEEVLEDSRLLVSESVAGAAAEYPDVQWTIELAGGSAALALTERSGTADLLVVGSRGRGGFTGLLLGSVSQSALHRTRCPIAVVR from the coding sequence CGGAGCGTACGGAGGCGCCGGTGCGGATCACCGGCGCGTTCGAAATCATGATCGACACCCAGCCCACCCCCGGGTACGTAGTTCCGCTCGAAGCGGCCCGCGCGGCCGCCGAGGAAGCGCTGCTCGCGGCCGCGACCGAGCTCCGGGGCGAGCGGCCGGCCTTGCGGGTCGAGAGCACGCTGGTCGACGGCGGTGCGCCGACGGTGCTGATCGAGGCATCCCGGGACGCCCGGCTGGTGGTCCTTGGCTCGCGCGGTCTCGGCGGATGGAGCGGTCTGGTACTCGGCTCGGTCGCACTCCAGGTGACCGCGCACGCGGAGTCGCCGGTGGTGGTGATCCCGCACGGCGTGACCCCGGAGGTACACGACGAGCTGACGGTCGTGGTCGGCGTGGACGGCTCGAAACCGGCGGAGAAGGCGATCGGCTTCGCGTTCGAACAGGCCGCGGCGATGCAGGCCAAGGTGGTTGCCCTGCACGCCTGGGCGAATCCCTTCCTCACCTACGCGAGCGGCGCGGCGATGCTGCAGTTCGACCAGGAGGAAGTGCTGGAGGACTCCCGGCTGCTCGTCTCCGAGTCGGTGGCCGGCGCGGCGGCGGAGTACCCGGATGTGCAATGGACGATCGAGCTCGCCGGTGGCTCCGCGGCATTGGCACTGACCGAGCGGTCCGGGACGGCTGACCTGCTCGTCGTCGGCTCCCGTGGACGCGGCGGCTTCACCGGCCTGCTCCTCGGCTCCGTCAGCCAGAGCGCCCTGCACAGGACCCGGTGCCCGATCGCCGTCGTCCGCTGA
- the ppk2 gene encoding polyphosphate kinase 2: MGDTKRVPKKRYEKELLRLQAELVKLQEWVRTEQARVVVVFEGRDAAGKGSTIKRVAEYLNPRVARIAALPAPTERQKTQWYFQRYVEHLPAAGEIVLFDRSWYNRAGVERVMGFCTNQEYARFLHQCPIFERLLVEDGVLLRKYWFSVSDSEQENRFRSRLEDPMRRWKLSPMDLESITRWEDYSRAKDEMFVHTDIPEAPWYVVESEDKRAARLNMIAHLLSTIEYREVKPPSVELPARPPSQGYERPPRELHAQVPDHAAAFRRR; encoded by the coding sequence ATGGGCGACACGAAGCGGGTACCGAAGAAGCGGTACGAAAAGGAGCTCCTGCGCTTGCAGGCCGAGCTGGTCAAACTGCAGGAGTGGGTACGGACCGAGCAGGCGCGGGTCGTGGTGGTGTTCGAAGGACGTGACGCGGCCGGGAAGGGCAGCACGATCAAGCGCGTCGCCGAGTACCTGAATCCGCGCGTCGCCCGGATCGCGGCGCTACCGGCACCGACCGAGCGGCAGAAGACCCAGTGGTACTTCCAGCGGTACGTCGAACACCTACCCGCCGCCGGTGAGATCGTGCTGTTCGACCGCAGCTGGTACAACCGCGCCGGCGTCGAGCGGGTGATGGGGTTCTGCACGAACCAGGAGTACGCGCGGTTCCTGCACCAGTGCCCGATCTTCGAGCGGCTACTGGTCGAGGACGGCGTGCTGCTCCGCAAGTACTGGTTCTCGGTCAGCGACAGCGAGCAGGAGAACCGTTTCCGGAGCCGCCTGGAGGACCCGATGCGGCGCTGGAAGCTGTCGCCGATGGATCTGGAGTCGATCACCCGGTGGGAGGACTACTCGCGCGCCAAGGACGAGATGTTCGTCCACACCGACATCCCGGAAGCACCCTGGTACGTGGTGGAGAGCGAGGACAAGCGCGCTGCCCGGCTGAACATGATCGCGCACCTGCTGTCGACGATCGAGTACCGCGAGGTCAAGCCACCGTCGGTCGAACTCCCGGCCCGCCCACCGTCGCAGGGGTACGAGCGTCCGCCGCGGGAGCTGCACGCTCAGGTGCCCGACCATGCCGCTGCCTTCCGCCGCCGCTGA
- a CDS encoding nitrate reductase subunit alpha: MTPEKPGLDNGLTDALVRTRRYFTKGKVSDDLRTLTKAGGRGADDFYRDRWSHDKVVRSTHGVNCTGSCSWKVYVKDGIITWETQQTDYPSVGPDKPEYEPRGCPRGAAFSWYTYSPTRIRYPYVRGVLLDLYRQAKAELHDPVEAWASIVDNPTLAARYKAARGKGGLVRATWDEAVELVAAAYVHTLKKWGPDRIAGFSPIPAMSMVSHASGARFTSLIGGTMLSFYDWYADLPVASPQVFGDQTDVPESGDWWDAGYLIMWGSNLPVTRTPDAHWMAEARYRGQKVVAVAPDYADNVKFADEWLPAAPGTDGALAMAMGHVILKEFFVDRQTPYFVNYVKHYTDLPYLIRLDEADGGYRAGKFLTAADLGVEEENAAFKTVVLDAATGQPVVPNGSLGHRFGEAGKGKWNLDLGSTDPLLTLAGTETGSVVVQLARFDGGTEAGVLSRGVPVRRVAGQLVTTVYDLMLAQYGVARAGLPGDWPASYDDRTPYTPAWQESITGVPAAAAARIAREFARNAADSKGRSMIVMGAGTNHWFHSDTIYRAFLALTTLTGCQGVNGGGWAHYVGQEKCRPITGWAQLAFALDWTRPPRQMIQTAYWYLHTDQFRYDHFTTDTFSATRGGIAGKTTADLIALSARLGWMPSYPTFDRNPHQLADEAAAAGRSVGDYVVDQLKSGELRFACEDPDSPENFPRILSIWRANLLGSSAKGNEYFLEHLLGAGSSLRASEGVHPEELEWHDQAPRGKLDLLLTLDFRQTSTTLFSDVVLPAATWYEKHDLNTTDMHPFVHSFNPAIAPPWQTRTDWDAWQTIAEKFSELARTHLGIRRDLVAVPLLHDTPDALATPHGIVRDWKAGDCEPIPGVTMPKIVEVERDYPAVAAKMAALGPLMEKLGATTKGVTYDESASVDYLRAKNGTIRGGPADGRPSLRRDIHACETILALSGTTNGRLATEGFKTLETRVGKPLHDLAAEHEGKQITFADTQAAPVPVITSPEWSGSEAGGRRYSPFTINVERLKPWHTLTGRQHFFLDHDWMAELGENLPVYRPPLDMSALFAEPELGTLTEHGLTVRYLTPHNKWSIHSEYQDNLFMLSLSRGGQTIWISDQDAAKAGIADHDWIEAVNRNGVVVARAIVSHRMPEGTVYMHHAQDRLIDVPLAETSKKRGGIHNSLTRLLIKPSHLIGGYAQLSFAFNYLGPTGNQRDEVTVIRRRSQEVTY; this comes from the coding sequence ATGACTCCGGAGAAACCCGGCCTGGACAACGGGCTGACCGATGCCCTGGTCCGGACTCGGCGCTACTTCACCAAAGGCAAGGTCTCCGACGATCTGCGCACGCTCACGAAGGCAGGTGGCCGTGGCGCGGACGACTTCTACCGGGACCGCTGGAGTCACGACAAGGTCGTCCGGTCGACGCACGGGGTGAACTGCACCGGCTCCTGTTCGTGGAAGGTGTACGTCAAGGACGGCATCATCACCTGGGAGACGCAGCAAACGGACTACCCGTCGGTCGGACCGGACAAGCCGGAGTACGAACCACGCGGCTGTCCCCGGGGCGCCGCGTTCTCCTGGTACACGTACTCACCGACGCGGATTCGCTACCCGTACGTGCGGGGCGTACTGCTTGACCTCTATCGGCAGGCGAAGGCCGAGTTGCACGATCCGGTCGAAGCTTGGGCGAGCATTGTCGACAATCCTACGTTGGCGGCGCGGTACAAGGCGGCTCGTGGGAAGGGCGGGCTGGTTCGGGCGACCTGGGACGAGGCGGTGGAGCTCGTCGCGGCCGCCTACGTGCACACGTTGAAGAAGTGGGGTCCGGATCGGATCGCCGGGTTCTCCCCCATTCCGGCGATGTCGATGGTGTCGCACGCGTCCGGGGCGCGGTTCACGTCATTGATCGGCGGGACGATGCTGTCGTTCTACGACTGGTACGCCGATCTGCCGGTCGCGTCGCCGCAGGTGTTCGGGGATCAGACCGATGTACCGGAGTCGGGTGACTGGTGGGACGCCGGTTACCTGATCATGTGGGGCTCGAACCTGCCGGTCACCCGGACGCCGGACGCGCACTGGATGGCGGAGGCGCGGTACCGCGGCCAGAAGGTCGTCGCGGTCGCGCCGGACTACGCGGACAACGTGAAGTTCGCGGACGAATGGTTGCCGGCGGCACCTGGTACGGACGGCGCGCTCGCGATGGCGATGGGGCACGTGATCCTGAAGGAGTTCTTCGTCGACCGGCAGACGCCGTACTTCGTCAACTACGTGAAGCACTACACCGATCTGCCGTACCTGATCCGGCTGGACGAAGCCGACGGCGGGTACCGGGCCGGCAAGTTCCTGACCGCCGCGGACCTCGGCGTGGAGGAGGAGAACGCCGCCTTCAAAACCGTTGTCCTCGATGCGGCCACCGGGCAGCCGGTGGTGCCGAACGGATCGCTCGGCCATCGCTTCGGCGAGGCCGGGAAGGGCAAGTGGAACCTGGACCTCGGCAGCACCGATCCGCTACTCACCCTTGCGGGTACGGAAACCGGATCTGTCGTTGTGCAACTGGCGCGGTTTGATGGTGGGACCGAGGCGGGCGTGTTGTCGCGCGGCGTTCCGGTGCGGCGGGTTGCCGGCCAATTGGTGACCACTGTCTACGATCTGATGCTCGCGCAGTACGGCGTCGCGCGGGCGGGGTTGCCGGGTGATTGGCCGGCTTCGTACGACGACCGCACCCCGTACACGCCTGCCTGGCAGGAGTCCATCACCGGTGTACCGGCGGCCGCGGCGGCGCGGATCGCCCGTGAGTTCGCGCGGAACGCCGCGGACAGCAAGGGCCGCTCGATGATCGTGATGGGCGCCGGAACCAACCACTGGTTCCATTCCGACACCATCTATCGCGCGTTCCTGGCCTTGACCACGCTCACCGGTTGTCAGGGCGTGAACGGCGGCGGCTGGGCGCACTACGTCGGTCAGGAGAAATGCCGCCCGATCACCGGCTGGGCCCAATTGGCCTTCGCGCTCGACTGGACCCGGCCGCCCCGCCAGATGATCCAGACCGCCTATTGGTATCTGCACACCGACCAATTCCGCTACGACCATTTCACCACCGACACCTTCTCGGCAACCCGAGGAGGAATAGCCGGCAAGACCACCGCGGATCTGATTGCACTGAGCGCCCGCCTCGGGTGGATGCCGTCTTATCCGACGTTCGACCGGAATCCGCATCAGCTTGCCGATGAGGCGGCCGCCGCCGGCCGGTCCGTGGGTGATTATGTGGTGGATCAGCTGAAGTCCGGTGAGCTGCGGTTCGCCTGTGAGGATCCGGATTCACCGGAGAACTTTCCACGGATTCTTTCGATCTGGCGGGCCAATCTGCTCGGCTCGTCCGCGAAGGGCAACGAGTACTTCCTCGAACACCTCCTCGGCGCCGGCTCCTCGCTGCGCGCGAGCGAAGGCGTCCACCCGGAGGAGCTCGAATGGCACGACCAGGCACCCCGCGGCAAGCTGGATCTCCTGCTCACCCTGGATTTCCGCCAGACCAGCACGACCCTGTTCTCCGACGTGGTGCTGCCCGCGGCAACCTGGTACGAGAAGCACGATCTCAACACCACGGACATGCACCCGTTCGTACACTCCTTCAATCCCGCGATCGCCCCGCCCTGGCAAACCCGGACCGACTGGGACGCCTGGCAGACCATCGCCGAAAAGTTCAGCGAATTGGCCCGGACCCACCTCGGCATACGAAGAGACCTGGTCGCCGTACCGCTCCTGCACGACACCCCGGACGCATTGGCCACCCCGCACGGAATCGTTCGTGACTGGAAAGCCGGTGACTGCGAACCGATCCCCGGCGTGACCATGCCAAAGATTGTCGAAGTCGAACGTGACTACCCCGCGGTCGCCGCGAAAATGGCCGCGCTCGGCCCGTTGATGGAGAAACTCGGCGCGACCACCAAAGGCGTCACGTACGACGAATCCGCCTCGGTCGACTACCTCCGCGCCAAGAACGGCACGATCCGCGGCGGGCCCGCCGACGGCCGGCCATCCCTGCGTCGCGACATCCACGCCTGCGAAACCATCCTCGCCCTGTCCGGTACGACCAACGGCCGCCTCGCCACCGAAGGCTTCAAGACCCTCGAAACGCGGGTCGGCAAACCGCTGCACGACCTGGCCGCCGAACACGAAGGCAAGCAGATCACCTTCGCCGACACCCAGGCCGCGCCCGTTCCGGTGATCACCTCACCCGAATGGTCCGGCTCGGAAGCGGGCGGCCGCCGCTACTCCCCCTTCACGATCAACGTCGAGCGGCTGAAACCCTGGCACACTCTCACCGGCCGCCAGCACTTCTTCCTGGACCACGACTGGATGGCCGAGCTGGGCGAGAACCTGCCCGTCTACCGGCCACCGCTCGACATGAGCGCGCTCTTCGCGGAGCCGGAGCTCGGCACGCTGACCGAGCACGGCCTGACCGTTCGGTACCTGACCCCGCACAACAAGTGGTCGATCCACTCGGAGTACCAGGACAACCTGTTCATGCTCTCGCTCAGTCGCGGCGGGCAGACGATCTGGATAAGTGACCAGGACGCGGCCAAGGCCGGGATCGCGGACCACGACTGGATCGAGGCGGTGAACCGGAACGGGGTCGTGGTCGCGCGGGCGATCGTCTCGCACCGGATGCCCGAAGGCACGGTGTACATGCACCACGCGCAGGACCGGCTGATCGACGTACCGCTGGCCGAAACGTCCAAGAAGCGCGGCGGGATTCACAACTCGCTGACCAGGTTGCTGATCAAACCGTCGCATCTGATCGGCGGGTACGCGCAACTTTCCTTCGCCTTCAACTACCTCGGCCCGACCGGGAACCAGCGCGACGAGGTGACGGTCATCCGCCGGCGCTCGCAGGAGGTGACGTACTAG
- a CDS encoding response regulator — protein MIRILLADDHALVRRGVRLILDNEPDLEVVAEAGDGAEALELFRSTPVDLAVLDVQMPRMTGLQAARELSRRREPPRMLMLSMYDNEQYFFAALKAGASGYVLKSVADRDLVDACRAAGRGESFLYPGVMSTLVRDYVERVRRGERVPGQVLTDREDEVVKLIAEGHPSKEIAGMLTISIKTVERHRANILQKLGMRDRTELTRYAIRAGLIEP, from the coding sequence GTGATCCGGATTCTGCTGGCCGACGACCACGCGCTGGTACGCCGTGGCGTGCGCCTGATCCTCGACAACGAACCGGACCTTGAGGTCGTCGCGGAAGCCGGGGACGGCGCCGAGGCGCTGGAGCTGTTCCGGAGTACGCCGGTGGATCTCGCTGTTCTCGACGTCCAGATGCCGCGGATGACCGGGCTGCAGGCGGCGCGCGAGCTGTCACGGCGGCGCGAACCGCCGCGGATGCTGATGCTGTCGATGTACGACAACGAGCAGTACTTCTTCGCCGCGCTGAAAGCCGGCGCGAGCGGATACGTACTCAAATCGGTGGCCGACCGCGACCTGGTCGACGCCTGCCGCGCGGCCGGCCGGGGCGAATCCTTCCTGTATCCGGGGGTGATGAGCACGCTGGTCCGGGACTACGTCGAGCGGGTCCGGCGCGGTGAGCGAGTGCCCGGCCAGGTGCTGACCGACCGCGAGGACGAGGTCGTGAAGCTGATCGCCGAGGGCCATCCGTCCAAGGAGATCGCCGGCATGCTGACGATCAGCATCAAGACCGTCGAACGCCACCGGGCGAACATCCTGCAGAAGCTCGGCATGCGCGACCGCACCGAACTGACCCGGTACGCGATCCGCGCCGGCCTGATCGAGCCCTGA
- a CDS encoding MFS transporter has product MLVLATVGFAVNFWAWALLSPLGPLFRTQGTLGELSESDVALLVAVPVLVGSVGRIPVGALTDRYGGRLMFPLVSAATIVPILFIGFFALESYAALLVGGFFLGIGGTTFAVGVPFVNAWFPPERRGLAIGIFGAGMGGTAISALTTVNLYTSAGHRVPFLLTAVILAVYAVVAWFVLRDAPNRRPAAGGFLPRLIANAKLPISWQACILYAVAFGGYVAFSVYLPSYLKIAYNLSATDAANRMAGFVVIAVVMRPIGGWLTDRFGPIPVLASCFAVVVVGAAIASTTPILENFGTIAFLAMAAALGGGSGATFALVAQVTDPARVGGVTGLVGAAGGLGGFVPPLIMGYVYGRTQSYGIGLVLLSVTAALTLLLTLTIVRRTAQPNTQEPRTATSEGAA; this is encoded by the coding sequence ATGCTCGTGCTGGCCACGGTCGGCTTCGCGGTGAACTTCTGGGCCTGGGCGCTGCTCAGCCCGCTCGGGCCGCTGTTCCGCACCCAGGGCACGCTCGGTGAGCTGTCCGAGTCGGACGTCGCGCTGCTGGTGGCCGTGCCGGTGCTGGTCGGGTCGGTCGGGCGGATTCCGGTCGGCGCGCTGACCGACCGGTACGGCGGCCGGCTGATGTTCCCGCTGGTTTCGGCGGCGACGATCGTACCGATCCTGTTCATCGGCTTCTTCGCGCTCGAGTCGTACGCGGCGCTGCTCGTCGGCGGGTTCTTCCTCGGGATCGGCGGCACCACCTTCGCGGTCGGCGTGCCGTTCGTGAACGCCTGGTTCCCGCCCGAGCGCCGCGGTCTCGCGATCGGCATCTTCGGTGCCGGCATGGGCGGTACGGCGATCAGCGCCCTGACCACCGTCAACCTCTACACCAGCGCCGGCCACCGCGTACCGTTCCTGCTCACCGCGGTCATCCTCGCGGTGTACGCGGTTGTCGCCTGGTTCGTGCTCCGGGACGCCCCGAACCGCCGGCCGGCCGCGGGCGGGTTCCTGCCGCGCCTGATCGCGAACGCGAAACTCCCGATCAGCTGGCAGGCGTGCATCCTTTACGCCGTCGCCTTCGGTGGGTACGTCGCGTTCTCCGTGTACCTGCCCTCGTACCTGAAGATTGCCTACAACCTGAGTGCGACCGATGCCGCCAACCGGATGGCCGGGTTCGTCGTGATCGCGGTGGTGATGCGGCCGATCGGCGGCTGGCTGACGGACCGGTTCGGGCCGATCCCGGTGCTGGCGAGTTGCTTCGCGGTCGTGGTCGTCGGCGCCGCGATCGCGTCCACCACGCCGATCCTGGAGAACTTCGGCACGATCGCCTTCCTGGCGATGGCCGCCGCGCTCGGCGGCGGCAGCGGCGCGACGTTCGCGCTGGTGGCCCAGGTGACCGACCCGGCGCGGGTCGGCGGCGTGACCGGACTGGTCGGCGCCGCGGGCGGTCTGGGCGGGTTCGTGCCGCCGCTGATCATGGGGTACGTGTACGGGCGCACGCAGTCGTACGGGATCGGTCTGGTGCTGCTGTCCGTGACCGCGGCCTTGACGCTCCTGCTGACCCTGACGATCGTGAGAAGAACCGCCCAGCCGAACACCCAGGAGCCGCGCACCGCAACCAGCGAGGGAGCCGCATGA
- the narJ gene encoding nitrate reductase molybdenum cofactor assembly chaperone — MRYPKLALPAHQLTIAWQTASLVLDYPDEALTERLPLIRRAVAELPRELADPLGATVEQLAAGNLSQLQQRYVETFDNRRRHNLYLTYFAHGDTRRRGVALLRFKQAYLRAGFVLDESELPDHLCVVLEFAATVDQQLGQRLLLDHRAGLELLRIALAEADSPWFGAVQAVTASLPPLVGDERDAIARLAAEGPPREEVGLTPYAIGGPR; from the coding sequence ATGAGGTACCCGAAGCTGGCACTGCCGGCACACCAGCTGACCATCGCCTGGCAGACCGCCTCGCTCGTCCTCGACTATCCGGACGAGGCGCTGACCGAACGGCTGCCGTTGATCCGCCGCGCGGTCGCCGAGCTCCCCCGCGAGCTCGCGGATCCACTGGGCGCGACGGTGGAACAGCTTGCCGCCGGCAACCTTTCCCAGCTTCAGCAGCGGTACGTCGAGACCTTCGACAACCGCCGGCGCCACAACCTGTACCTCACGTACTTCGCCCACGGCGACACCCGGCGCCGCGGCGTGGCCCTGCTCCGGTTCAAGCAGGCCTATCTGCGCGCCGGGTTCGTGCTCGACGAGTCCGAGCTGCCGGATCATCTGTGTGTCGTGCTGGAGTTCGCCGCGACCGTCGACCAGCAACTCGGGCAACGGCTGCTGCTCGATCACCGCGCCGGCCTCGAACTGCTCCGGATCGCGCTGGCCGAGGCGGATTCCCCGTGGTTCGGGGCGGTTCAAGCGGTGACCGCATCGCTTCCACCGCTGGTCGGCGACGAGCGGGACGCGATCGCGCGGCTCGCGGCCGAGGGTCCGCCTCGGGAAGAAGTCGGACTCACGCCGTACGCGATCGGTGGCCCACGATGA